Proteins encoded in a region of the Candidatus Zixiibacteriota bacterium genome:
- the ruvA gene encoding Holliday junction branch migration protein RuvA, which yields MIGFVEGELIERHPTRAVISCAGVGYEVAVPLSTFDRLPDVGQSCRILTRLVVREDAHLLFGFSSHEERTLFDQLCSVSRVGPKLALSVLSGLSVPEIKGAIAKEDAGRLASISGVGKLTAQRICVELKDKVSADGALTRIGRPGGEGIYHEAVTALIVLGYSRSEAQDAVERAMKKSPGVVEVEELVRHALGSPAR from the coding sequence ATGATCGGATTTGTCGAGGGCGAATTGATCGAGCGCCACCCGACGCGCGCGGTGATCTCCTGCGCCGGAGTGGGATATGAAGTCGCGGTGCCGCTGTCGACCTTCGACCGTTTGCCCGATGTCGGCCAGAGCTGTCGCATCCTGACACGGCTGGTTGTGCGTGAAGATGCCCACCTGCTCTTCGGGTTTTCATCGCACGAAGAGCGGACCCTCTTCGACCAGCTCTGCTCGGTGTCCCGCGTCGGGCCGAAGCTGGCCCTGTCGGTGCTCTCCGGTCTGTCCGTGCCTGAAATTAAAGGCGCGATCGCGAAAGAAGATGCGGGTCGTTTGGCGTCGATTTCCGGTGTCGGCAAGCTCACCGCGCAGCGTATTTGTGTCGAACTGAAGGACAAAGTCAGCGCCGATGGCGCCCTGACCCGCATCGGACGGCCCGGTGGAGAGGGGATCTATCACGAGGCCGTCACGGCGCTCATTGTTCTGGGGTATTCCCGTTCCGAAGCGCAGGATGCCGTGGAGCGCGCGATGAAAAAGTCGCCCGGAGTCGTTGAAGTCGAAGAGCTGGTGCGCCACGCGCTGGGTTCTCCGGCGCGCTGA
- the queA gene encoding tRNA preQ1(34) S-adenosylmethionine ribosyltransferase-isomerase QueA — MKTAQLDYELPPVLIAQHPMRVRRHCRLLRLSRQDGSTAHHRFDELPQLLDRGDLLVVNDAAVIPARLLGQRAPGGGQAEVLLLEKLGRRRWRAMVRPGQRLRDGAVVEFPDRNGDAFAARVESVANDGTRVVTFHGHGQFDVWLKAVGHVPLPPYIDRPDQTRDRRDYQTVFARHPNSVAAPTAGLHFDKPLIARLRARGIALAAITLDVGAGTFRPIKSDRIEDHHMDEERFSISSRTLRVLAARKHTGRIIAVGTTVTRTLETLATHPQWRKLSERSDSPTQPGSVSVGSVEGRTDLFIRPGCRFALVDGLITNFHLPKSSLLALVAAFAGLDSVMAAYREAVEQRYRFYSYGDAMLIL, encoded by the coding sequence GTGAAGACCGCGCAGCTCGACTATGAACTCCCCCCGGTGCTGATCGCGCAGCACCCGATGCGCGTGCGACGTCATTGCCGATTGCTGCGTCTGAGCCGGCAGGACGGTTCGACGGCGCATCACCGGTTCGACGAGCTGCCGCAGTTGCTGGATCGCGGCGACCTGCTCGTCGTCAATGATGCGGCCGTCATCCCGGCGCGGCTTCTGGGACAGCGTGCCCCCGGCGGCGGGCAGGCCGAAGTGTTACTGCTCGAAAAGCTGGGCCGACGCCGTTGGCGGGCGATGGTCCGCCCCGGCCAGCGGCTGCGCGACGGGGCGGTCGTCGAGTTTCCGGATCGCAACGGCGATGCGTTTGCGGCGCGCGTTGAATCGGTCGCCAACGATGGCACACGCGTCGTTACGTTTCACGGTCACGGACAATTCGATGTGTGGCTGAAAGCCGTCGGCCATGTCCCGCTGCCGCCGTATATCGACCGTCCCGACCAGACACGAGACCGGCGCGACTACCAGACGGTCTTCGCGCGGCACCCCAATTCCGTGGCGGCGCCTACCGCCGGGCTGCACTTCGACAAGCCGCTGATCGCCCGGTTGCGCGCGCGCGGCATCGCGCTGGCGGCTATCACGCTCGACGTCGGCGCGGGGACATTTCGACCGATCAAGTCCGACCGGATCGAGGACCATCACATGGATGAGGAACGGTTTTCGATTTCGTCGCGCACTCTGAGGGTGCTGGCGGCACGGAAACACACCGGGCGCATTATCGCCGTCGGCACGACCGTCACACGCACGCTCGAAACCCTGGCGACGCACCCGCAATGGCGCAAGCTGTCAGAGCGCTCAGATTCTCCGACACAACCGGGCAGCGTCTCTGTCGGGAGCGTTGAGGGTCGTACTGATTTGTTCATCCGTCCCGGCTGCCGATTCGCACTGGTCGATGGACTCATCACCAACTTTCATTTGCCGAAGTCGTCGCTGCTGGCGCTGGTCGCGGCCTTTGCCGGACTCGATTCGGTGATGGCGGCCTATCGGGAGGCGGTCGAACAGCGGTATCGATTCTATAGTTACGGCGATGCGATGCTGATCCTGTAG
- a CDS encoding DUF2905 family protein, whose translation MASGSQTSELGRLLIVIGGAVLIIGIAVVLIGRAGWPWRPPGDILLRGRGWSVWIPITSSIILSLLLTLILNIWRRH comes from the coding sequence ATGGCCAGCGGGTCGCAAACGTCGGAACTCGGACGGTTGCTGATTGTCATCGGCGGCGCGGTGCTCATCATCGGCATCGCCGTGGTTCTGATCGGTCGCGCCGGCTGGCCGTGGAGACCGCCTGGCGATATTCTGCTTCGCGGGCGCGGGTGGAGCGTGTGGATTCCGATCACGAGCAGTATCATCCTCAGTTTGTTGCTCACCCTGATTCTGAATATCTGGCGGCGGCATTGA
- a CDS encoding DedA family protein, which yields MEFSDSWSSLLWLQSFWWSVGLFFVAALTEMIFPPFPGDAVFFLGLVAVQSQQQPLLAAFVAALLGGALGYSLLYWFGRLKGRKLFRPGRRGMFSEAVLIKLERWIKRWGWLVIVAGRFLAGVRSAVPLVAGVGRYQPITAHVLGVISILLWNGILAYLALRLHKNWVTVSRVWDTYTLAVLAVLATIAILWFVMTRRQTKASERIPQ from the coding sequence ATGGAATTTTCCGATTCCTGGAGTTCGCTGCTCTGGCTGCAGTCGTTCTGGTGGTCGGTCGGTCTGTTCTTTGTCGCCGCCCTGACCGAGATGATCTTCCCGCCGTTTCCGGGTGATGCCGTCTTCTTCCTCGGACTCGTCGCCGTCCAATCCCAGCAACAACCGCTGCTGGCGGCGTTTGTCGCCGCGCTGCTGGGCGGAGCGCTCGGGTATTCCTTGCTGTATTGGTTCGGACGCTTGAAAGGACGCAAACTCTTTCGCCCCGGACGGCGCGGAATGTTCTCCGAGGCGGTCTTAATCAAACTGGAACGCTGGATCAAGCGCTGGGGGTGGCTGGTGATCGTCGCCGGGCGCTTTCTGGCCGGTGTGCGTTCGGCGGTGCCATTGGTGGCGGGAGTCGGACGTTACCAGCCGATCACTGCGCACGTCCTGGGCGTGATATCGATACTCCTGTGGAACGGCATCCTCGCCTATCTGGCGCTTCGACTTCACAAAAATTGGGTTACCGTCTCGCGCGTCTGGGACACTTACACCTTGGCGGTTTTGGCGGTCCTTGCTACCATAGCAATCCTCTGGTTTGTGATGACGAGGCGACAGACGAAAGCATCCGAGCGTATACCACAGTAA
- the ispD gene encoding 2-C-methyl-D-erythritol 4-phosphate cytidylyltransferase — MSAQPTTGVIIAAAGSSERLAGDRPKQWRPLAGMTLVERALRSFQSEPVDGVAHLVLVVAAGWEELARATLREPRVSVHVVTGGATRSESVRNGLEAMPPDIDVVAVHDAARPFWPVARWTALVASLRDADGAVLAVPVPDTLKDDRAAGCRTIDRKGLWLAQTPQAFVAASVRAAHDRAKRESYCGTDDAELVERNGGRIALVESDSTNFKITTNEDWRLAERIVSNTPVSATRVGIGFDAHRLGGEGPLILGGVRFADGGGLIGHSDGDALLHAICDALLGAAALGDIGRHFPPSDPNFSGVDSRELVRATTGLLARVGYAPCQVDCVVMAEVPRLAPQINAMRAIIAADLGLALSTVSVKATTTETMGFVGRREGIAAQAIATIRAIQP; from the coding sequence ATGTCCGCGCAACCCACAACCGGAGTGATTATCGCCGCCGCCGGATCTTCGGAGCGCCTGGCGGGCGACCGCCCGAAACAATGGCGTCCGCTCGCTGGGATGACGCTCGTCGAGCGTGCCCTGCGCTCGTTTCAATCCGAGCCGGTCGACGGCGTGGCGCATCTGGTGCTGGTCGTCGCGGCGGGCTGGGAAGAATTAGCGCGGGCGACGCTGCGCGAACCCCGTGTGAGCGTCCACGTCGTGACCGGAGGCGCCACCCGCAGCGAATCGGTGCGCAATGGGCTTGAGGCGATGCCGCCGGATATTGACGTGGTCGCCGTTCACGACGCCGCGCGTCCGTTCTGGCCGGTCGCACGCTGGACCGCGCTCGTAGCGTCGCTGCGCGATGCCGATGGCGCCGTGCTCGCCGTTCCGGTGCCGGATACCCTCAAGGACGATCGCGCCGCTGGCTGCCGCACGATCGACCGCAAAGGCCTCTGGCTGGCGCAGACGCCCCAGGCGTTCGTGGCAGCATCGGTACGAGCCGCGCACGACCGCGCCAAGAGGGAATCGTATTGCGGCACCGACGATGCCGAGTTGGTCGAACGCAATGGCGGACGGATTGCCCTCGTCGAATCGGATTCCACCAACTTCAAGATCACAACAAATGAAGACTGGCGTCTGGCCGAGCGGATCGTGTCGAATACTCCCGTGAGCGCGACCCGTGTTGGGATCGGCTTTGATGCGCACCGTTTGGGGGGAGAGGGCCCTCTCATCCTGGGCGGAGTACGATTCGCGGATGGCGGCGGCCTGATCGGCCACTCCGATGGTGACGCGCTGTTGCATGCGATTTGTGACGCACTGCTCGGGGCCGCCGCGCTCGGCGACATCGGCCGTCACTTCCCACCGAGCGATCCGAATTTCTCCGGAGTCGACTCACGCGAACTGGTTCGTGCCACAACCGGGCTGTTAGCGAGGGTCGGATATGCTCCGTGCCAGGTCGATTGCGTCGTCATGGCCGAGGTTCCGCGACTGGCGCCGCAAATCAATGCGATGCGGGCGATCATCGCCGCCGACCTCGGGCTTGCTCTCAGCACGGTATCGGTCAAGGCAACCACGACCGAGACGATGGGTTTTGTCGGGCGTCGCGAAGGTATTGCCGCGCAGGCCATCGCGACCATTCGTGCGATTCAGCCATGA
- the ruvB gene encoding Holliday junction branch migration DNA helicase RuvB, translating into MAAMRKSDVTNRLPEHGVITHDRLTAPSPQPDDLAAEGSVRPRRFSEFLGQSALVDNLKVFITAARQRGDALDHVLLYGPPGLGKTTLAHIIANELDTELKSTSGPALERAADLAGLLTNCGERSVLFVDEIHRLNPTVEEYLYPAMEDFSLDIMIDRGPAARAVKLPLKRFTLIGATTRAGLLTSPLRSRFGVVGRLDYYSGDDLAAIVRRSAAILDVDISSEGEQEIARRARGTPRIANRLLRRVRDFAQVQGQKTIDRTVADDSLRSLNVDASGLDEMDLKILETIVHKFHGGPVGLNTLAVAVAEESGTIEEIYEPFLIQEGFLDRTPRGRSATPRAYEHLGVVQKAAGAGRLL; encoded by the coding sequence ATGGCCGCGATGCGTAAAAGCGATGTGACCAACCGACTGCCGGAACATGGCGTCATCACCCACGACCGCCTGACCGCGCCATCGCCGCAGCCCGACGATCTGGCGGCCGAGGGGTCGGTACGCCCCCGGCGCTTTAGTGAGTTCCTCGGTCAGTCGGCATTGGTCGACAATCTCAAAGTCTTTATCACCGCCGCGCGCCAGCGCGGTGATGCGCTCGATCATGTGCTGCTATATGGTCCGCCCGGATTGGGCAAGACCACGTTGGCGCACATCATCGCCAATGAACTCGATACCGAACTGAAGAGCACGTCCGGCCCGGCGCTGGAACGCGCCGCCGATTTGGCGGGGTTGTTGACCAACTGCGGCGAGCGCTCCGTGCTGTTCGTCGATGAGATCCATCGGCTCAATCCCACTGTCGAAGAATACTTGTACCCGGCCATGGAAGATTTTTCGCTCGATATCATGATCGACCGCGGCCCGGCGGCACGCGCGGTCAAACTGCCGCTCAAACGGTTCACCCTCATCGGCGCGACCACCCGTGCGGGTCTGCTGACATCGCCGCTGCGTTCCCGGTTCGGGGTCGTCGGCCGTCTCGATTATTATTCGGGCGACGATCTGGCGGCCATCGTCCGTCGTTCGGCCGCCATCCTCGATGTCGACATCAGCTCCGAGGGCGAGCAGGAAATCGCCCGGCGCGCGCGCGGAACGCCGCGCATCGCCAATCGTCTGCTGCGGCGCGTCCGCGACTTCGCGCAAGTGCAGGGTCAAAAGACGATCGACCGCACGGTCGCCGATGATTCGTTGCGTTCGCTCAATGTCGACGCCTCCGGTCTCGATGAAATGGACCTCAAAATCCTCGAAACCATCGTGCACAAATTCCACGGCGGGCCGGTTGGGCTGAATACACTCGCGGTGGCTGTCGCCGAAGAATCCGGGACCATCGAGGAGATTTACGAGCCGTTTCTGATTCAGGAGGGGTTTCTCGACCGCACGCCGCGCGGGCGGTCCGCCACGCCGCGCGCATACGAGCACCTCGGGGTGGTCCAAAAGGCGGCAGGGGCCGGGCGCCTGCTCTGA